Proteins from a single region of Urocitellus parryii isolate mUroPar1 chromosome 4, mUroPar1.hap1, whole genome shotgun sequence:
- the LOC113188213 gene encoding solute carrier family 22 member 20, with the protein MAFTDLLDTLGGVGRFQLVYTALLLLPCGLLACHNFLQNFTAAAVPHHCQLPANHTGATTNDSGAWLRATIPLDQHGVPEPCQRFTEPQWALLSPNTSVYGVATEGCKDGWVYDRSVFPSTIVMEWDLVCEARTLRDLAQSIYMAGVLLGAAVFGSLADRLGRKVPLVWSYLQLAVSGAATAYIDSFSAYCVFRFLMGMTFSGIILNSLSLVVEWMPTRGRTVAGILLGFSFTVGQLILAGVAYLIRPWRWLQFAVSAPFLIFLLYSWWLPESSRWLLLHGKSQQALRNLQKVAAMNGRRAEGQRLTKEVVSSYIRGEFASVRTSNSILDLFRTPAIRKVTCCLMVVWFSNSVAYYGLAMDLQKFGLSIYLVQALFGIIDIPAMLVATTTMIYVGRRATVASFLILAGLMVIANMFVPEDMQTLRTAQAALGKGCLASSFICVYLFTGELYPTEIRQMGMGFTSVNARLGGLAAPLVTTLGEISPVLPPLGFGTTSILAGLVVLCFLTETRNVPLVETIAAMERRMKEASSKKEAEEKSEEIALQQLGSSPLKETI; encoded by the exons ATGGCCTTCACGGACCTGCTGGACACCCTGGGCGGGGTGGGCCGCTTCCAGCTGGTCTACACggccctgctgctgctgccctgtgGCCTGCTGGCCTGCCACAACTTCCTCCAGAACTTCACGGCCGCTGCGGTCCCCCATCACTGCCAGCTTCCCGCCAACCACACCGGGGCCACCACCAACGACTCGGGGGCCTGGCTGAGGGCCACCATACCCCTTGACCAGCACGGGGTCCCTGAGCCATGCCAGCGCTTCACAGAGCCTCAGTGGGCCCTTCTGAGCCCCAACACTTCGGTCTACGGGGTGGCCACCGAGGGCTGCAAGGACGGCTGGGTCTACGACCGCAGCGTGTTCCCGTCCACCATCGTGATGGAG TGGGATCTGGTGTGTGAGGCCCGCACCCTCCGTGACCTGGCTCAGTCCATCTACATGGCTGGGGTGCTGCTGGGGGCCGCCGTGTTTGGCAGCCTGGCGGACAG GCTGGGCCGCAAGGTCCCCCTGGTCTGGTCATACCTGCAGCTGGCAGTGTCAGGGGCCGCCACGGCCTACATCGACTCCTTCAGCGCCTACTGCGTCTTCCGGTTCCTGATGGGCATGACCTTCTCTGGCATCATCCTCAATTCGCTCTCGCTGG TTGTGGAGTGGATGCCCACCCGGGGCCGGACTGTGGCGGGCATCTTGCTGGGCTTCTCCTTCACCGTGGGTCAGCTCATCCTGGCTGGCGTGGCCTACCTGATCCGCCCCTGGCGGTGGCTACAGTTTGCTGTCTCAGCTCCCTTCCTGATCTTCCTCCTCTATTCTTG gTGGCTGCCCGAGTCATCCAGATGGCTCCTCCTTCACGGCAAGTCCCAACAAGCCCTGCGCAACCTGCAGAAGGTGGCCGCCATGAATGGGAGAAGGGCCGAAGGGCAAAGGCTGACCAAAGAG GTGGTGAGCTCCTACATCCGGGGCGAGTTTGCAAGCGTCCGCACCTCCAACTCTATCCTGGATCTCTTCCGAACCCCAGCCATCCGCAAGGTCACGTGCTGTCTCATGGTGGTCTG GTTCTCCAACTCTGTGGCTTACTACGGCCTGGCAATGGACTTGCAGAAGTTCGGGCTCAGCATCTACCTGGTACAGGCTCTGTTTGGTATCATCGACATCCCAGCCATGCTGGTGGCCACCACCACCATGATTTATGTGGGCCGCCGGGCCACAGTGGCCTCCTTCCTCATCCTGGCTGGGCTCATGGTCATTGCCAACATGTTTGTGCCTGAAG ACATGCAGACCCTGCGCACCGCCCAAGCAGCTCTGGGCAAGGGCTGCCTGGCCAGCTCCTTCATCTGCGTGTACCTGTTCACGGGAGAGCTGTACCCCACCGAGATCAG GCAGATGGGGATGGGCTTCACCTCGGTCAATGCCCGCCTCGGGGGCTTGGCTGCGCCCCTGGTCACCACGCTCGGGGAGATCAGCCCGGTCCTGCCGCCCTTGGGTTTTGGCACCACCTCGATTCTAGCAGGCCTGGTtgtcctctgcttcctgaccgAGACCCGCAACGTGCCCCTGGTGGAGACCATCGCTGCGATGGAGAGGAG